Sequence from the Nymphaea colorata isolate Beijing-Zhang1983 chromosome 9, ASM883128v2, whole genome shotgun sequence genome:
ATCTTGGCCATTGGATTTTGCAAGTGATCGAAATGGCAGTATTCGAGTCTTATAGTATGTTTAAAGCAAAAAGTCGAATCGACATTGAAAAACCCTGCATACCAGAAAAACCAGTCGCGTCTAAATACATCGGGCCgtccaaatatcattttttttttaggacgAGGCAAAATTGCGGAAAACGAGTTGGTGACGCATAAAAGGAATTTGTTGAGAGTGGGATTTGAACCCACGCCCTTTCGGACCAGAACCTTAATCTGGCGCCTTAGACCAACTCGGCCATCTCAACTTAAGTTGCGTTGTTTCTTCGAGCATCGATTTTATGATTGCATGCGGGAGAGATCCCCACGCACTAGAGTGAACCGGCaagacaaggaaaaaagaaaacatgaagtGTAGGCCACATAAATAAATATTCCTTTGCATGATGCAAATTAGTCAAGCATCCACATCACAATCGATACCATGCTCACCCCCACACTACAACAaccatcttcttttcttttcttgcaacTCTTCGTATCTTTTAATGGACAATTTTTTCTTCCCAATCACTCATCAACCTTTTCGTTCTTTTCCACTCAGACgccagagaaaaagaaacaagaaaaacagaaaagatagAAGCCGATGATCCGTGTCATAAGGGAAACTGCTTTCCTTCAAAAGTCTGTCCAAACGCCCAAGTCGATGGTGCAACGTTGTAGCACGTCAGGGTCTTCCCATCACTGGCGGTCACCTCAAACGAGAGCCCCTGATTCTTTAGATCTGCATTGCAGTGCCAGTTTTGGCCCCAGTTCCTTGCCATCGGAAGCCATCCCGTGGCGGACCCCTTTATCTTCACGCCGACAACGTCGCCGGCGCCGGCGACATTGGTGATGAGGACGGAGTGGAAGAAACCAAAGCCGTTGATGGTGAACCGGGTTCCCCCAGCCCTCAAACACTTGACCCTGCAATCGCATCATCCatttcattaatggaaattcTCTGAAATCGCTTTCTCATGCAAACTCTCCCACTCACTACCATCTACGCCTTCTTGCACACCAGGTTCAATAATGGCTAGCACCGGTGGCCGCACCAATTAATAAAACAGTGCTCAACATAAATGAAGTCAATATCGCTATAGTATCCGCCCATGTGCATAATATCAGCTGGAAATTAAAACGATGCTGCAGGATACTAGATTATCAAATATCTTTTATTCTGTTAAATTAAAATGTAAACTGAAAAATAGCCCTGCCGACAGGCCGGAACCGTGCGCATCGGCCGAATGAAAACTGATGCTGACAACAATCCTCTTTTGTAATAATAAGTATCAGTAAATTAAGTGCTTTGCTGATAACTTCACAAAGCCatacattttggaaatttcaacTAACAATAATAACATTCCGAGAAAACATGTCTGGAATCCCATGGTTGGCTATCTTACTGAGATATGAAACTGTCTTATATCCATCATCCATGATTCTTTTTCCAGTAAATATTGTTCGGTCTCATGTCTTTTTAAAGATTACCTAGATGCGTTAAGGAGCAACTATCAGATGATGAATTAATTGTCATTTAGGACCCCTCTTTTGTCGTTTCACTGACGAATGACATCAAAAGAAGGACATTGGGTCCAATTTTTCAAGGCAGACCTTCATGGAGAAATGTACGACAATGTCAGAATCACCATATGGAGTGCATTCTTATCAAGATGCATTGCAAATAGTGGGGACATTTTGTTCAGTTCTGATTTATAGCTTAAGTAGCTAAAGCTAAATATCTTTAATGACAAATTTTCTTCCACTTATGGTTttacaaaggaaaagaagggaaaccGGTGGACTCTAACTTTGATTAATAAGGGTTCCAATGCTTCATAATGGTTAAAAAATTGGCAGTCAACAACAAGAAAGTCTTGGCGTTTATCAAGCCTCtagcaagaaaatttttctctcAAACAAAAGAGTAGGTAGGTCTTCCTGTATTTGATACAGCAGGTGTATCATTCTGCAGCAAAATACCATCGAATCCGGCCTCTAACGGTGTTTCTCAACATTTTAGTTTGATATATAATTCATCATTATTAAACGTTTCAGTGGGTCGTCTTTAACAACTTTGATTTCGTTTTTGTTTATGACTGAAAAAGTTGTGCCAAGACAGCTTGTGATAGGCCATTTTCCTCAAACAACTAACGTCTCAAACAATCTTGAAAAAGGACATAGGAACCATAACTGTGTGTTACTAATAAAAGTTAGAAGCATATGAATTTTATATATCTTTAAACCCATCATGAAATAGTAAACCACATACGGATACAAAAGTATTATTATTGATTGCATCTATCATTTCCTGTCTCgttttccttctccctctcttcaagaatgaaaaacaaaaaacgactatgtatttttctgaaattttagaaGAAGAACCTTATAGCATTTTCAAAAGCATGGCACTAACTAAATTGATGAAAGTGAATTTTGTGTACCGCCCACCCTTCCCTTGCGCTGCACCGCTCAAACCCAACCTCCCACATGCTGCCGACGACAACGAACGCCCGCGGGGGCCCACTCCTAAAGTGTGGGACCCACAGAAAAGCACGGCCTGACCAAGGCCCAAGCACCACCAGATGTGGGACTTTTAAGATCAACGGCTTAGGAAGTGCCGGCAATGCTCTAATACGTCAAAGCAGCATCTCGCGGTGCCTCGAGGAAGATATCATTTCTCACCTCCGCAAGGTTTGTTATTCTTCTCAAACTAACAAATGGACCTAAATGCCCTTCGCATTGCAAGGCCTACCTAGCGCCTTTTACAATGATTTGCAGCAGACAGAGAACGCGTAAAAGCTTTTTAACACACTCTCTAGTATCTAATCTATTCTATAGCAGTAATATCTTCAGTGAGAATTCACAGAAGCGTcgattttgaagaaaaagaacagcaGAATGAGAAAAGTATATAATTTCTAAGTGTAACCATGTTCACAAATTGAAACTATTTAAGACTGAttgttgaaaggaaaaaaaagggaagcaaTTCTGAACATACTCCCCGAATGAGGCTATTTTCGTCATTCAAAAAATAAACGCGCGTGAATCGTCATCGTTGGCAGAGAACGAGCGGGAGAGGGGTTTGGCTTGATCATACCTCCGATAGTCGACGGGCATGTTTCCGGCCTTCCAGATGGCGATCTTCTCGAAGGCGGCGATGGGCATGACGAAGTGCTGGTTGGGAGGGTTGCACCAGCCGCCGGAGTCGAGGGGGAGGGCGTAGTTGGGAGGGCAGAAGTTGGTCGCCGTCACGACGATCGAGGTTCCCGGGATGCACCACTGCAGGTCCTCCACGCACTTCAGCTCGTAGCACCCACCGCACCCTTCCCCTTTTCCGAACAGCGCTCCGCTCAGCGCCACCGTGCTCAGCCCATAGCCTTTCTTCCCTAGATCCCCGTACCCACACGCCCCCTCTGTTCCTCCGCCGCAGCCgcccaccaccaccatcacattaaTGCAAACAGGGAGACGATCGAAATTAATCAGAAGTTCCAACGTTTCCGTACAAATTGGTGGGAAAATAGATTCCCGATTGCTcgtgaggaagaaagaagagagagagtaccGAGGGTGTCGAGGGGATCGTTCGCCGCGTAGTACGTCGCAGTTGCGCGCTTCCATTCATCTGtctggagggagagagaggatgaAGAGACGATAAGAAGGGAAGATGGCGATGGcaggaagaagacgaagaggagGAACAGAAGGCTTAAGGAGCCGACGACcatctctctccttttctctctctctctctcttgcagaTCTGAGTGAAGCAGTGTGAGAGTGAggctttctccttttttttttctcgtcttTTTTTTTACCCTCACCGTCAGTGGAGCCCGGCTTGtttttggattggatttggatttgaccCTCGGTCCAAACATGAGAACATTAACGAATAAAACAGCCTTGAACATGGAAGGGGGAGGGCTTTGGCTCGCCCTTCTAATCTTCAGACATCTCCTGCTCACacaaaattcagatttttttttttgaaatccaagaaaaaataacaaataaaggGTGGGTAGCTATTTTAAAAACCCATTCTCTAttcttaaaaactttaaaaaactcATAGTTTCTCTCCATCGTCtaatttcttctccttttttattttcctatcCAAGTGGACCAAGTCCCAGGCTTTACTCCTTGGAAAACGCTAAGAACTGGGtttgctttattttgtatttttctccCTTTAAATATTGGTCGTTCTTGATCAGTGAAGGTTTAGTGTGGGTTTCACCTAAAAGGACCACTGCTTGGTTGGGATCATCGGCCAAGAGCAAGGAACAACAATCTAATCACAAAAAATGTCTTGGCAATTAATTATAAAGAGATACACACATAAAAACTTCACAAGTACATCAAAGCGAaaaaaatactctctctctctctctctctctctcttattgattGAGTGAGATTTTACCGTGATCACAAAGTCTACATGCAATTTATATGATATAATTAAGATTGTACTTTCACGCAACGAGAGGTCTATTCGTTGGATGGTGGTTGGTTGGATTTAGTACCTTCGAGTCAAGTAGAAAAGGCCAGCGATCAACAGTGAAGGTGCATGGTTTTGATGGGACTGTTGCCTGATTATAGCTCTGCTAGGATGAGAAAATGATATTATATGAGAAGCTGATACTTTGTTTGTCACAAGGGGAGGGGAAACGGAATCATGGGAATTCGAAATCAGTAGCTCCTTGTTTGGCACAAGGGAAAAACAATCATAAGAATCGAAATCATGGGAATCTAAATGTCATGATACATTTTCTAAATAGGCCctctattttaaaaaacttacGAGCCTAGTAACActctctttcttgctttcttggAACTACTGTTCAACCAGTAGAAAACTccctaaacgagtcgagttcaagttaagTGGGTTGAGATCAATTAAACTCGgttaagttttgttttgaaaaagaaaacatataaagTATGTCatgtaaaattattaaaaaaatagcACATCATGATCAAGCCAAATTATGGCTTGTTTAATAATCGAGTTTTAAGAAATCAAGCTGAATCGAGCTAaatcgaactcgagtcgagctcgagcagAGTTAAGTTCTTGAAACACACGAGGGGCTCGACTCGTCGAACTCGCTCACGAATACCGTCTGTTTCTCTTGGGTGTTTGCCAAATCTTTGGTGCCCCTTGCTTCTGGGTCGACTGGTATGATCCTTGTTCTCTCTCAATGATGCAAATAGACGTTTGTAATTTCATATGTATTTCGGACTTGCCTTCTTGCGTTCCATTGCTGTTATTTTCTCTCTTAATCCTCTGTTCGTGCTTATGCCGCTTCTGTGGTGGTTCTTGGTTGTTTTTGCGTACTCCCCATGGTTTAGATCTTGTGTTCTCTTCGATGATTGCAAGCAGAATGAATTTTTTCAGGGAATTGAGTTTGTAGAAGAAATTGTCGAATCCGCTTGCACTCTGTGGTCAAATAGGAGTTGAATATATGGGGAATCCGCCGGTGAGACCATCTTAAGGGCGACGCGATAGATGGATTGCAGAGAAGCCCAGGACTATGTATGGGAGGGAGCAATTCCTCTTCAGATTCATCTCCATGAGTCTGAAGTCGCAACGCTTCCAGTTCCTTCTCCTGCCTTGGTACGTGGTGCTGCCATCGCTTCTCTATTGAATTAATCTCGTTTTGTCCTATCCATGATTGCagtatcattttctttttgttgcacGGACTTGAGGTTCTTAGTGAGGGTGCTTGTACATTTTTTTGTACTTAAGCATGTGGGCATCTGTTCCTCATGCTTCTCATTCACTTGTCATCCTGATGCCCTTGGGTCTGGGGCCAAGGAAATGCCTGTCCACATAACATTAGGTCTCTCCAATTGATCGGTATGTTTCTCATTGTTACAACGTTGCACGGAGAGTAGTTGTATCTAATCTTTTTCTTGATGATGAGGAAAAATTATTGAAGCGATGGCAGACAGACATTGAAGAAGACAAACTTCAATAAAACGGAGGTCTAGGCGGATTGGCTTGTACCTAAGCATGGATCGGGGGATGGACatttccttttcgtttttgCTGCACGAACTTGAAGTCCGTCTTCTTCAATGTGTGGGTTATAAGCCAATCCGCCTATCCATGTTCAAGAGCCTTTGTATGATTATTTACGTTGTAAAATATTCTTCCAACATGTTGCTTTCTGTTGCTGCATTACTTAATAAAAAGTACGTAAGTGTTTAGCTTTCTCTTAGCTCCAAGAATTTTAGGTTAATcttatagaaaaagaaaagtaacatCTCTGTCTCACCAAGGTTTTACTTTTACAGTTTACTTTTCCACTTTGGGATAATACCTTGGCAGCATTATCTGGCCTTTGATTTTTGATGCACTTGTggggtttctttttctttttgtggtgtGGGAGGAGAacattctttcttcttttttttcttcatccgtTGCTTCGCTTATGCATCTTGTCACCTCAACCGTTATAATTTTTGTGCATAACAGGTATTAGGTCCTCGGAATGGATACCTTCCTCTATTGCTGCCTCTTGTAAAGCCCCATTTCAGCAATTCTCTTCCTCCTGGTGATGATAACATTTGGTTTGACTATAAAGGATTACCATTAAAATGGTGTGCaatatttattttgcattttcatttattttttctatttaaatatCTGTATAGCTTCTAATCTTGAATAATAATGACAGCTAATCTTGTTTCACACACTGTATTATTCTCTTGAAAATAagtcatatatttctgctaaaCATTTGTTGGAATCttcaagttttcaattttcatctttatcttgtCTGGCTTTAGAGTTTCCCCCTTCCACTTCCAACATGGCTGTACATGCACACAAAAACactctttaaagtttaaataatattttatcaaattttactGAAAAGTGTAAcaaaaaagtttgagaattttaaatttcattatTTGAACATATTGCAAAAAAAACTAGCAAAAATAAAGTGGATGTAGTTTTCCTATC
This genomic interval carries:
- the LOC116260068 gene encoding expansin-A13-like is translated as MVVGSLSLLFLLFVFFLPSPSSLLIVSSSSLSLQTDEWKRATATYYAANDPLDTLEGACGYGDLGKKGYGLSTVALSGALFGKGEGCGGCYELKCVEDLQWCIPGTSIVVTATNFCPPNYALPLDSGGWCNPPNQHFVMPIAAFEKIAIWKAGNMPVDYRRVKCLRAGGTRFTINGFGFFHSVLITNVAGAGDVVGVKIKGSATGWLPMARNWGQNWHCNADLKNQGLSFEVTASDGKTLTCYNVAPSTWAFGQTFEGKQFPL